In a single window of the Tistrella bauzanensis genome:
- the panC gene encoding pantoate--beta-alanine ligase: MSPTPIDVVHDRADLRGRVGRWRRRDQRVALVPTMGALHDGHLSLVDLARGAADRVVVSIFVNPTQFGPGEDFERYPRDDAGDIAKLARAGADLVWMPRVTDMYRPDAATTVHVDGLTDGLCGPLRPGHFDGVATVVAKLLIGCAPDVAVFGEKDWQQLQVIRRMAADLDLPVTIIGAPTSREPSGLARSSRNVYLSAGERPAAEALNQVLTDVAGRLTAADIDDTAAVPAAIAAGIARLQALGYQQIQYLQLVDATTLVPLTLPPPAGRPARLLVAAILGTTRLIDNIPVVREELPGYQDRSVRSTAAPSHTIS; this comes from the coding sequence ATGTCACCCACCCCGATCGATGTTGTCCACGACCGCGCCGACCTGCGCGGCCGCGTCGGCCGCTGGCGCCGGCGCGACCAGCGTGTCGCCCTGGTACCCACCATGGGTGCGCTGCATGACGGGCATCTGTCGCTGGTGGATCTGGCGCGCGGGGCCGCCGACCGGGTGGTGGTGAGCATCTTCGTCAACCCCACCCAGTTCGGACCGGGGGAGGATTTCGAGCGCTATCCGCGCGACGACGCCGGCGACATTGCCAAACTGGCGCGGGCCGGTGCCGATCTGGTGTGGATGCCACGCGTGACCGACATGTACCGGCCCGACGCCGCGACCACCGTGCATGTCGACGGTCTGACCGACGGCTTGTGCGGCCCGTTGCGGCCGGGGCATTTCGATGGCGTCGCCACCGTGGTGGCCAAGCTGCTGATCGGTTGCGCACCGGATGTGGCGGTGTTCGGCGAGAAGGACTGGCAGCAATTGCAGGTCATCCGCCGGATGGCGGCCGATCTGGACCTGCCGGTCACGATCATCGGCGCACCGACCAGCCGCGAGCCATCGGGTCTGGCGCGGTCATCGCGCAATGTCTATCTGAGCGCCGGCGAGCGCCCGGCCGCCGAGGCGCTGAACCAGGTGCTGACCGACGTGGCCGGTCGCCTGACCGCCGCCGACATTGATGATACCGCCGCCGTTCCGGCCGCCATCGCCGCCGGCATTGCCCGGCTTCAGGCGCTTGGATATCAACAGATTCAGTATCTTCAGCTCGTCGATGCCACCACGCTCGTGCCGCTGACCCTGCCCCCGCCGGCCGGCCGGCCGGCGCGGCTGCTGGTGGCGGCGATCCTGGGGACCACGCGGTTGATCGACAACATACCGGTCGTCCGCGAAGAACTGCCTGGATACCAGGACAGGTCTGTGCGCAGCACCGCAGCGCCCAGTCACACCATTTCATGA